A section of the Lepus europaeus isolate LE1 chromosome 10, mLepTim1.pri, whole genome shotgun sequence genome encodes:
- the JOSD1 gene encoding josephin-1 — MSCVPWKGDKAKSESLELPPAAPAQIYHEKQRRELCALHALNNVFQDGQAFTRETLQDIFQRLSPNTMVTPHKKSMLGNGNYDVNVIMAALQTKGYEAVWWDKRRDVSVIALGNVVGFILNLPSSLCWGPLKLPLKRQHWVCVREVGGAYYNLDSKLKTPEWIGGESELRTFLKHHLQGKNCELLLVVPEEVEAHQSWRADV, encoded by the exons ATGAGTTGCGTGCCATGGAAAGGAGACAAAGCCAAATCGGAGTCGCTGGAGCTGCCCCCGGCGGCACCCGCACAGATCTACCACGAGAAGCAGCGGCGGGAGCTCTGTGCCCTCCACGCCCTCAACAACGTCTTCCAGGACGGCCAGGCCTTCACGCGGGAGACCCTGCAGGACATCTTCCAAAG GTTGTCCCCAAACACCATGGTGACGCCCCACAAGAAGAGCATGCTGGGAAACGGCAACTACGACGTGAACGTCATCATGGCAGCGCTTCAGACCAAGGGCTACGAAGCCGTTTGGTGGGACAAGCGCAG GGACGTCAGCGTCATCGCGCTCGGTAACGTCGTGGGCTTCATCCTGAACCTGCCCTCCAGCCTGTGCTGGGGGCCGCTCAAGCTGCCCCTCAAGAGGCAGCACTGGGTCTGTGTGCGCGAGGTGGGAGGGGCCTACTACAACCTCGACTCCAAACTCAAGACGCCCGAGTGGATCGGAGGCGAGAGCGAGCTCAG GACATTTCTGAAGCATCATTTGCAAGGAAAGAACTGTGAACTTTTGCTGGTGGTACCAGAAGAGGTGGAAGCCCATCAGAGCTGGAGGGCGGACGTGTGA
- the TOMM22 gene encoding mitochondrial import receptor subunit TOM22 homolog, with protein MAAAAAAAAAGAGEALSPDELLPKGDAEKTEEELEEDDDDELDETLSERLWGLTEMFPERVRAAAGATFDLSLFVAQKMYRFSRAALWIGTTSFMILVLPVVFETEKLQMEQQQQLQQRQILLGPNTGLSGAMPGALPSLPGKI; from the exons atggccgccgccgctgccgctgccgccgcgggCGCCGGGGAAGCCCTGTCCCCGGACGAACTGCTGCCGAAAGGCGACGCGGAGAAgaccgaggaggagctggaggaggacgACGACGACGAG CTGGATGAGACCCTGTCGGAGAGGCTGTGGGGTCTGACCGAGATGTTCCCGGAGAGGGTCCGGGCCGCAGCCGGAGCCACTtttgatctctccctctttgtggcTCAGAAAATGTACAG GTTTTCCAGGGCAGCCTTGTGGATCGGCACCACCTCCTTCATGATCCTGGTGCTCCCCGTTGTCTTTGAGACCGAGAAGCTGCagatggagcagcagcagcagctgcagcagcggcAG aTCCTTCTAGGGCCTAACACAGGGCTCTCCGGAGCCATGCCAGGGGCTCTACCTTCACTGCCTGGAAAGATCTAG